Proteins encoded within one genomic window of Triticum aestivum cultivar Chinese Spring chromosome 2D, IWGSC CS RefSeq v2.1, whole genome shotgun sequence:
- the LOC123052664 gene encoding ATP-dependent DNA helicase SRS2-like protein At4g25120, giving the protein MSRSKENIYPAPPHYGSSSNPSRLLPCKRPLQSPCPPPRRPLADVTGNALQQPGSAGGVEGIDYGYITPLPKVPKSCGFLLEDDDMDEAFLLEVDAICEEHSRSMAGKDKGREKDLTVERGPVVVAAATHAGPVCGTLEDAFWTEAYAIFEECDAQPAAKSQDEELKEMVEEESSVLSCGDDSLLPAVSIADDCVKLEDTFWEVNAISKEHHVTSSEMNQEHYVASLAINQDEIDEVYVEDGSVALCVDFPPVISIAEEGGEVVDALLGEVDVIHEGQVAMSAAKGKEEPGEMGLEMEENEGCAPRKYYEYLHSLNDKQREAACSDVAVPLMIVAGPGSGKTSTMVGRVLTLLKEGIPPSNILAMTFTTAAASEMRDRIGAVVGKAVAKEIIISTFHSFCLQLCRTHAEKLGRTSEFIIYGHGQQRRAIIEAERLLEHGKSDGLGDAVKQYDGDIKHSFKDKAKKWLKFVTQAKSSGQAPEEYEKKGDLTGASILRHYNEILVSCNALDYHDFINSSITLLTKFPEVYKECQNTWQAIVVDEFQDTSAMQYFLLKLLASHNHITIVGDDDQSIFSFNGADVSGFDSFRRDFPNHKEIRLNKNYRSTRAIVEAATALIHNNTKRCNHKLAETDNPSGSKITVKECHSEDSQCAFVIDKIIETTSSSAEGRDFGKIAVLYRRQITGKAFQVSFRNRKIPFNVHGVAFYRKKAIKAIMAILRTTLPGCDDGPWRQALKTLLPGDKEEKKKIIDHVEKISLARKCSFISAATDIFSAKVSGTFKRTQITQGRKVLSTLYSLSKFVEREQSVSAVISSAGNMLPQQYLLEKRAVIDNDGGKLLNEDNDIRSVLQFLMDDVSDFLSTHFSSSGDANQTEEKGCTATLKAFIDYISLRETENFRSRKEENKNSITLTTIHQSKGLEWDVVFIVQANDSEIPLLHEYNGTVKEAGCTLEEERRLFYVAMTRARKKLYILHVTVDSHRQLLPPSRFLREIPGHLLDIQGEGAATKYHEQPSGDISFDHAEGETSTEKPIVNQNETSPYPELMQSCLANDFLKRFEIDDRAVVSHIFHHWAKRQAFQIPKRLLDKIKFVIDERLRGKGYKRKDVLCKLKSLLSDDEALGYAEYVIKWEQIPIDKRSHLMRERQEHFQKQRIENSMGSSEPTPKQISYLRSLGCTITPTSRLHASNLIEKYKSL; this is encoded by the exons atgtcgcgctcgaaggaaAACATTTATCCTGCTCCGCCCCACTACGGCAGCTCTTCCAACCCCTCCCGACTGCTCCCTTGCAAGCGGCCGCTGCAGTCTCCATgcccgccgccccgccggccgCTCGCCGATGTCACGGGCAACGCCCTGCAGCAGCCCGGATCCGCAGGCGGCGTGGAGGGCATCGATTACGGGTACATCACTCCCCTCCCCAAGGTGCCCAAGTCTTGCGGGTTCCTTCTAGAGGACGACGACATGGACGAGGCGTTCTTGCTTGAGGTGGACGCCATCTGCGAGGAGCACTCGCGGTCCATGGCCGGGAAGGATAAGGGCAGGGAGAAAGATTTGACGGTGGAGCGGGGGCCGGTCGTTGTGGCAGCAGCAACCCACGCCGGACCAGTGTGCGGAACG CTTGAGGACGCATTCTGGACGGAGGCGTATGCCATTTTTGAGGAGTGTGATGCTCAGCCTGCTGCCAAGAGCCAGGATGAGGAGCTGAAGGAGATGGTGGAAGAGGAAAGCTCGGTGCTGTCCTGTGGTGATGATTCGCTTCTGCCAGCTGTATCCATCGCAGATGACTGTGTTAAG TTGGAGGACACTTTCTGGGAAGTCAATGCCATCAGCAAGGAGCACCATGTCACATCTTCTGAGATGAACCAGGAGCACTACGTCGCATCTTTGGCGATCAACCAGGATGAGATAGACGAGGTGTATGTAGAAGATGGCTCAGTAGCATTATGTGTTGATTTCCCTCCAGTAATTTCCATtgcggaggagggaggagag GTTGTTGATGCACTCTTGGGGGAGGTCGATGTCATCCATGAGGGGCAGGTTGCCATGTCTGCTGCCAAGGGCAAGGAGGAGCCTGGGGAGATGGGACTAGAAATGGAGGAAAATGAAGGGTGTGCCCCAAGGAAGTACTATGAGTATTTGCACTCCCTAAACGACAAGCAGAGGGAGGCTGCATGCAGTGATGTTGCTGTTCCGTTAATGATCGTTGCAGGTCCAGGAAGTGGAAAG ACTTCTACAATGGTCGGCAGGGTTCTCACATTGCTCAAAGAG GGAATTCCACCATCAAACATCCTTGCTATGACATTCACAACTGCTGCTGCCTCAGAAATGAGGGACCGGATAGGGGCAGTGGTCGGGAAGGCAGTTGCCAAAGAGATCATAATAAGCACATTTCACTCCTTCTGCTTGCAGCTTTGCAGGACCCATGCTGAAAA GCTAGGCCGCACATCTGAATTCATAATATATGGCCATGGGCAACAGAGGAGGGCCATTATTGAGGCAGAACGCCTGTTGGAGCATGGCAAAAGTGATGGTTTAGGAGATGCAGTTAAGCAGTATGATGGAGACATTAAACATTCTTTTAAAGACAAAGCTAAGAAGTGGTTGAAGTTTGTTACACAG GCGAAATCTTCAGGACAAGCTCCTGAAGAATATGAAAAGAAGGGCGATTTGACAGGA GCTTCGATTCTTCGGCACTATAATGAAATACTAGTGTCTTGTAATGCTCTTGATTATCATGATTTTATCAACTCATCCATAACTCTTCTCACGAAGTTTCCTGAAG TATACAAAGAGTGCCAGAACACATGGCAGGCAATAGTAGTTGATGAGTTTCAGGATACCAGTGCTATGCAATATTTTCTTCTGAAGCTTCTAGCTTCTCACAATCATATAAccatagttggtgatgatgatcaG TCCATCTTCAGTTTCAATGGTGCGGATGTTTCTGGCTTTGATTCATTCCGTAGAGACTTTCCAAATCATAAAGAG ATTAGGTTGAACAAGAACTACCGCTCTACACGGGCAATTGTCGAAGCAGCAACAGCTCTTATTCACAACAACACTAAACGGTGTAATCATAAACTTGCTGAGACAGACAACCCTTCTGGAAGTAAG ATCACTGTTAAGGAGTGCCATAGCGAAGATTCACAATGTGCATTTGTCATTGACAAAATCATTGAAACTACATCTAGTTCAGCTGAAGGCCGCGACTTTGGTAAAATTGCTGTCCTATATCGAAGACAG ATAACTGGCAAAGCATTCCAAGTGTCATTCCGCAACAGGAAAATACCCTTTAATGTTCATGGTGTGGCTTTCTACAGGAAAAAG GCTATCAAAGCTATTATGGCAATACTTAGGACCACATTACCTGGTTGTGATGATGGCCCATGGCGTCAGGCCTTAAAGACCCTTTTGCCTGGTgacaaggaagaaaagaagaag aTTATAGATCATGTGGAAAAGATTTCATTGGCTAGAAAGTGTAGCTTCATATCAGCTGCTACTGACATCTTCAGTGCAAAGGTCTCCGGGACCTTCAAAAG GACCCAGATTACTCAAGGGCGTAAGGTTTTATCGACCTTGTATAGCCTATCAAAATTTGTTGAGAGG GAACAATCAGTTTCAGCTGTCATTTCTTCTGCAGGAAATATGCTACCTCAG CAATATCTCCTCGAAAAGCGTGCAGTTATTGATAACGATGGTGGTAAATTGTTAAATGAAGACAATGACATCAGATCT GTACTTCAGTTTTTAATGGATGATGTGTCTGACTTCTTGTCAACACACTTTTCTAGTTCAGGGGATGCAAACCAGACTGAGGAGAAAGGCTGCACTGCTACACTTAAAGCCTTCATTGATTACATTTCTTTGAGGGAAACAGAAAATTTTCGATCCCGAAAGGAGGAAAATAAGAACTCCATCACATTAACAACTATTCATCAG TCAAAAGGTTTAGAGTGGGATGTTGTGTTCATCGTGCAG GCAAATGATTCAGAGATCCCCTTACTGCATGAGTACAATGGCACTGTGAAAGAAGCTGGATGCACATTGGAG GAGGAGAGGAGACTATTCTATGTTGCAATGACACGAGCTCGGAAGAAATTGTACATCTTGCATGTCACAGTTGACTCTCATCGCCAG CTGCTACCACCTTCACGTTTCCTTAGAGAGATTCCAGGTCACCTTCTCGACATACAG ggTGAGGGGGCTGCAACGAAATATCACGAGCAGCCTTCTGGAGACATTTCATTTGATCACGCTGAAGGAGAGACATCAACTGAAAAGCCTATTGTAAATCAGAACGAAACTTCACCTTACCCTGAACTGATGCAGTCATGCCTTGCTAATGATTTCTTGAAGAG GTTCGAAATTGATGATAGAGCAGTAGTCTCACATATATTTCATCATTGGGCGAAGAGGCAGGCATTTCAAATTCCAAAGAGACTGCTTGATAAG ATCAAATTTGTGATTGATGAACGCCTGCGCGGTAAAGGATATAAGCGCAAG GATGTCTTGTGCAAGCTGAAGTCATTGTTAAGCGACGATGAAGCGCTTGGTTATGCAGAATAT GTTATCAAGTGGGAACAAATTCCTATTGACAAGCGAAGCCATTTGATGAGAGAGAGACAG GAACATTTCCAGAAGCAGAGGATAGAGAACTCCATGGGTTCCTCGGAGCCTACACCTAAGCAG ATATCCTACCTCCGGAGCCTGGGGTGCACCATAACACCCACGTCTCGTCTCCACGCGTCCAATCTTATTGAGAAGTATAAATCGCTGTGA